One window of the Bartonella bacilliformis KC583 genome contains the following:
- the ptsN gene encoding PTS IIA-like nitrogen regulatory protein PtsN, producing MDLSELIAPEAIIPVLKANSKKQVLQILAEKAAELTGLEGRAIFDIILQREKLGSTCVGGGIAIPHGKLADIDRITGIFARLETPVDFEALDDEPVSLVFLLLAPENSGADHLKALSQVARVLRYSGISQKLYNTNDVSVLYNLLVHHSELSAA from the coding sequence ATGGATTTGAGTGAGTTAATTGCACCGGAGGCAATTATTCCAGTGCTTAAGGCAAATTCGAAAAAACAGGTTTTGCAAATTTTAGCTGAAAAAGCTGCTGAGTTAACAGGGCTTGAAGGGCGTGCTATTTTTGATATTATTTTGCAACGTGAAAAATTAGGATCGACATGTGTAGGGGGTGGTATTGCAATTCCTCACGGAAAACTTGCTGATATTGATCGAATCACAGGTATTTTTGCTCGTCTTGAAACTCCTGTTGATTTTGAAGCTCTTGATGATGAACCGGTAAGCCTTGTTTTTCTACTTTTGGCACCTGAGAATTCAGGAGCAGATCACTTAAAAGCTTTGTCGCAAGTTGCGCGTGTTTTGCGCTATTCTGGTATTAGCCAGAAATTATACAATACAAATGACGTTTCTGTACTTTACAATTTATTGGTTCATCACTCAGAATTAAGTGCAGCCTGA